GTCAACACTTCCTTGTGGAGTATAACAGTTTTTTGATGATTTGCTAGCTCTTAGAAAATTATGCAGGTAAGCACATGCAAGAGTAACTGAGGTTGCTTTTTCAGGACTTAATAATATGGGTTTTCTAAGTACCCTAAAAATAGAACTCATTATACCAAATACATTTTCTGATACTCGTCGTGCTCTGCTTAACCGATAGTTAAATATCCTCTCCTTACTTCCTTTTGTTTGATGTCCAGGGTAAGgtttcattacattttcactTAGTGAAAATGCATCGTCGGCCACTATAACGTAGGGTACAGGATTATCTCTACCAGGTAAGCTTATTGGTTCAGGTAAATTAAGGGATTTATTTTCTAAACGTTTCCATAAGTCAGTATTTTTGAAGACTCCACCATCGGATATGCGGCCTTGACATCCAGCATTTATGTAAATGAATGAATAATTCGCATCAACCAGTGCCATCAAAACTATGCTAAAGTGgcctttataattaaaaaactcacTTCCAGAGTTGATAGGTGCTTGTAATAGTATGTGCTTCCCATCTAAAGCACCTAAACAGTGCGGGAAGTTCCATTTTTCCTCGTAATCTGCAGATATTTTCAACCATTCATTTGTTTCAGTTGGCATctgaaatacatttcaaagatatttagaatttataaaatatactatacaacatttatttttactgtaaatttttgtgaacaatttttaagtagtTAGGTTTCGGTATGACTAACATTGtctgttaaaaatttaatttaaaatttttttttattaagtgtcGATAGGTACTAAACCAATTGATAGTGAATACAGtgtgtttcaataataattgtatctttatgttacagtataaaatttatttaatttaaaattattcttaccTTGATGTAGTTTTTAAGACCAGATATTAATGCTTCACATACTTCTGGTACAATTTCTGATATTGATTGTTTGGATACTTTAAATGTGTACATTAAAGAATGATATGATTCACCAGAAGACAAAAATCTTAAAGTAATTGCTAGGCGAACTGATACTGAAATACTTTCAcgaaaatttgtattttcttttgCAACTTTGGgtccaattaaatttattaaaaactcaaaatcgGTACTTGACAttcttgtaaaattattaaacaaatcacTTGCGTGTAAATCCAAAATGAAACGCTCACCACTATAAGTTTTTCGACGTTGTAGTAGTTGTCTTACCCACCATCGTCTCTTACTTCTAtacttcattttatttttatagtggttatgaataattatgaatGCAGCTCCTACACACATGACTTGCTCTAGAGACGCCATAATCGAAACTGTAGATTTATGTATTGAGCAAACATTTAAgcgaacaaataaaatgtttgttactttgacaaactatttaaaaaacatttggcAAACGTTTGACAAACATTGGGCAAACGTTCAACAAACAATGTTTCCCCAAATGTTTGCTAGGTGTGGACGCGGCTTTAGAgatcataaatgttttttaaacagGGATAAAACTTCGACTGGCATGGAAGCTGATGGTATAGCTGAGGGGTGTGTAAGAAGTGTCGAATTACATGGTTTGAAGTTTAAAAGATTAAttggtaatattgtaattaattaattgtacaacattaaatataattaaaaaaaaaaaattacaggtGATGGAGACAGTAGTGTTTCGAAACGGTTGTTGAAATTAGTTCCCTATGGCTCTCatcaattagttaaaaaaatataatgtcgtAACCACATTTTAAGGAATTACAGTACCAAATTATCAGCTCTaacaaaaagtacaaaatatccGACTTATCTAAGATATATAATTacgaaaaatataactaaatttagCATGGCTATTCGAAAAGCTATTCAATATCGTAAGGAGTTGGATATAAGTGAAGCAGATAGAATAAAAggttgttatattttttctcgtagaatagtaaataggtaaatagttagatattataataatcaaaaattatcaaaattatttttatatgtttaaggTCTGAAAAGGATATTTTAAACAGTCCCTATCATATTTTCGGCCAGCATAAAAACTGTGacgtttatttttgtaaaatacccAAGAATATTGAGAATCATGTACCAGCTACAGAGAAATGTGGTATGATGCTGGAGATTTTATCTATTTTGAAAAGAGTGGTAGAAAATGCTGCTAGTCTTATACTCGATGTTACTAATAATGTGTGTGAACAATTTAAtagtatcataaataaattcatcgcaGGAAAGCGAATAAACTTTTCATTAAAACAATCATATAATACACGTATTCAAGCtgcaattatttcatataataccaATGGAAATTTTCTAAGcgcaattcataaaaatgttattgaaaaaagtccaggtaaaaaaattttaaatttatcaataatattattattatgttgtaacttgtaactggagtctataatctatacatataaaataataatgaccttTATAggtaaacttaaattaaaataaccataTACTTACCAGTTACCTATTACCTTAACCCTTTGTCGACCGACGGTACATATAAGTACcatcacttttaaaatatatataaaatcaatatgaaacaatttgtacctaCGTTATTTCCCGTCGGTACTCTACAGTACCACTATatctatcgaaaaaaaaaagtaagataTAATTCTATTTAATAACTACGTAATGTTAACTTTCCCTACGAGAAGAATTAAACACATGTTTGTAAAGGCTTagaataacaacaatttattaagtaaatGAGGCAATCGGATAACGTCTGGTCAACCTCGCAACGGCGCGGGTCACCAATCGCTACGCAACGCGCGACCAACTAACTAGtgacaaaacaattaattaacaatatcaaaactaacatcTCTTCTAGATATCATCAAGCACATACGCCGCCATCTAGGGGAGTTAACAGTAACGACTATTTTTGGATGGGATTTTCATGAAATCGGTATCGGGAGATTGCTCGtacaatattatcgtttatatttatcaataatcattgtattgaaattataaaacggAAATTATGTTGGCATGTGTGTgtagattaattatattacttggttaaaatgtttttatatagatttcatgtttatactacctatattgttttGTGTATTTGAAACGTAATTTTGATAATACTGACAAGAAAAAAAGGTCATTTGTGCgtataatattgatgtatacGTACCCGATTTTGAAATGTCGGAAAACTTAATCGGGTCTCGAAAAAAACCGTAACAACTATTAAAGTTTCCACACGCGGCCGTCCCGTATGTATATGTTACCGGAAAAGATGACATTCAGTCAGTGTTGACAATGACTAGTCAATAACGATAAGGCCTGATTTAGTAAGGAATTAACGTCAATAACTAGTCATTTATGACAATTCCTAATGAAAGAAGACATTGatgataacattaaaaattaagttgaaaatcgaataatatattataaattataatacttattagctattataaatcataatcttAATCTTTATTGTTACACGGTAAACTGCTATGACACTTAGAATTACATAATCTAGTAGATGCACGACAAGCACATCTATTGGTCTTACACTGTGTCTTACAGTGGCATCTCGTAAAACCTTGGAATTTAGAAATAAAGTTAAAGGCTGTtcgtttatagtattattaacaaACTCTCTTCCATTGTCTGAGTGCAGTATGGCTGGTGCtctaaatgttgtataaatatctaGTAAATTATGTGCAACTTCTTCCGcacgttttgtttttaatggttTAAGTACAACGAACTTTGTTAGGTGGTCTTggtaattcattataaattggAAATCATTTACGCTCTGTGATTGCATATCTATTAAATCTAGTTGAGCACGTGAGTTGTATGCCGAATGTAAAATAGGTTTTGATACAAGCCCTCTTTTTGGATTCGAAGATTTTTTATGGCTATTAGAACATAGACTTAAATAAACCATTATTGTTTCCTTTGTCACATTcgcgtattttaatttaagttcagCCATCATTCGGTCTCGGCCTCCGTGACCGATTGCTGTATGTGTAGAATGAATTATATCTAACAACTcttcattttttacataataacgCACACCCTCTGACGTATtggttatagttttaataagaCGATCTTTACCGTTGATAATAAGAATATCGTACTTACGAACATTCCTATAGTCTTTTGTACACTTTTTTACTCCAGCCGTAGATAgtgtaattttagatttttttatttcttcgaTTCGTTCACAATATTcttcattattcaaaaaaaagttGTTGTCGTTACGTTTcgattcaattaataatataattgcgtTATCACATTTTATGAgcatttcatttaaatacatttttaaggagattgttgaaaaaaaaaacaatgttattagttattacgttaCTATTCACTACTTCAATGCACAAACAgtactgtacagtgtacagtCACTTTCGGGATGTGACCATAACGATATCAGCTACGATAGTTCtgtataatcaattttattataagttataagcaataaaaacaataacataaaacaggatttaccatattatatactataataactaataagtaataatatagataGCTATGTTTCATAATCAGATCGATCACCGATAAAGCGCGGTGTCGATATTTTTTTCGATAAGGATTTTAAACATTGTCTAATATAATACGGAAATGTTGATAAAACTACGAAATATcatgatatttatatagatcAGCAGCCAGGACCATATACAGAGGCGGTTCTTGCCAAGGATCACCTATGCGGCTAAGATTTGGTCTGATGGCACCAAGCTCGTTAAAAGCCAAAAGAAATTACTCTCCGCGCAAAGGCCCCACTGATAGGTTTTTACAAGCGCGTATGAAACGTCGTCAACGAACTGCCTAGCAGCAGTGGCAGGCACATTACCCCTCGATTTGGAAATACAATTCTAGGCCCTAAAGCGGGCGCACTCAAATCTTATGATAACAGCGGAAGCCTTCGCAGACAGGACTGATGATTTAATGACAGAATGGCAGACCCGATATGAAGCAACTGAGAAGGGCAGTTGGACTCAGAAGATGATTTCTTCGGTAAAGTATAGGTGCAACATACCGATGAATCTGGACCACTGGACCACTCAGTAACTAACCGGACACGGGGATTTCAGAGCCAAGCTCCACAGCTTCACGCTGGTTCCGGACCCTATATGCGCTTGTAACCGGAAGTCTGAAACCGTCA
This genomic window from Metopolophium dirhodum isolate CAU chromosome 1, ASM1992520v1, whole genome shotgun sequence contains:
- the LOC132950456 gene encoding putative nuclease HARBI1, which gives rise to MSSTDFEFLINLIGPKVAKENTNFRESISVSVRLAITLRFLSSGESYHSLMYTFKVSKQSISEIVPEVCEALISGLKNYIKMPTETNEWLKISADYEEKWNFPHCLGALDGKHILLQAPINSGSEFFNYKGHFSIVLMALVDANYSFIYINAGCQGRISDGGVFKNTDLWKRLENKSLNLPEPISLPGRDNPVPYVIVADDAFSLSENVMKPYPGHQTKGSKERIFNYRLSRARRVSENVFGIMSSIFRVLRKPILLSPEKATSVTLACAYLHNFLRASKSSKNCYTPQGSVDIDDGSGEITPGTWRRQSENSSCLPLQRIGRKSGENSKAIRYEFATYFTSETGSVPWQDKYA
- the LOC132950463 gene encoding KRAB-A domain-containing protein 2-like; this encodes MYLNEMLIKCDNAIILLIESKRNDNNFFLNNEEYCERIEEIKKSKITLSTAGVKKCTKDYRNVRKYDILIINGKDRLIKTITNTSEGVRYYVKNEELLDIIHSTHTAIGHGGRDRMMAELKLKYANVTKETIMVYLSLCSNSHKKSSNPKRGLVSKPILHSAYNSRAQLDLIDMQSQSVNDFQFIMNYQDHLTKFVVLKPLKTKRAEEVAHNLLDIYTTFRAPAILHSDNGREFVNNTINEQPLTLFLNSKVLRDATVRHSVRPIDVLVVHLLDYVILSVIAVYRVTIKIKIMIYNS